The following proteins are encoded in a genomic region of Hippocampus zosterae strain Florida chromosome 2, ASM2543408v3, whole genome shotgun sequence:
- the LOC127596329 gene encoding LOW QUALITY PROTEIN: transcription initiation factor TFIID subunit 4-like (The sequence of the model RefSeq protein was modified relative to this genomic sequence to represent the inferred CDS: deleted 1 base in 1 codon; substituted 2 bases at 2 genomic stop codons), translated as MQAAYSIGLPSADHSVSEESAHILATNSVLVGAVRRSCKGICEAHLCLMEIFHTLFVGKNVGDCELGANVVNXLSCAAQFRLQNLLEKASRVAQPSSKEDKCDERVSDVXAQLKFFEQLDQVEKQKKEEVEREILLKAAKSRSRQEDPEQLRLKQKAKEMQQQELVQIKQRKDNLLSLAAIGRRKKRKMDSPLKGSSAAVDNV; from the exons ATGCAGGCAGCCTACAGCATCGGCCTCCCCAGCGCTGACCACAGTG TCTCGGAAGAGAGTGCCCATATTCTTGCAACCAACTCTGTGCTTGTTGGTGCTGTGAGGCGATCCTGTAAGGGCATTTGTGAGGCCCAC TTGTGCCTCATGGAAATCTTTCACACTTTATTTGTAGGTAAAAATGTTGGTGATTGCGAATTAGGCGCAAATGTGGTAAACTAGCTATCCTGTGCTGCTCAGTTCAGACTACAGAATCTGCTGGAAAAGGCCTCACGAGTGGCACAGCCATCCTCCAAG GAAGACAAGTGTGACGAGCGTGTCAGCGATGTATGAGCCCAGCTCAAATTCTTTGAGCAGTTGGATCAGGTTGAGAAGCAAAAGAAGGAAGAGGTGGAGAGGGAGATCCTCCTCAAAGCTGCCAAG TCTCGGTCGCGACAAGAAGACCCGGAGCAGCTCAGACTG AAACAGAAGGCCAAAGAG ATGCAACAACAAGAGCTGGTGCAGATCAAGCAGCGGAAAGACAACTTATTATCGCTGGCAGCAATTGGCCGCAGGAAAAAGCGCAAAATGGACTCGCCTCTCAAGGGTTCCAGTGCGGCGGTAGACAATGTTTAA